The genomic interval TTTTGTGCTGTAGTGACTAGAACATGAAACACAGGCTCAAACAACAAGGAAATAAATTCCACTTAACCATTAGAAGAACTTATTTACTGTAAGAGCAGTTCAATAATGGCATAAACTGCCTCATACAGTGAtggactttccatctttggagatctttaaacagaggttggatggacatcgtTCAGGAGTGttgtagttgtgtatttctgtgcatcacccttccatctccaagattctataattctagtaaAGTAAGAATAGTTTGTGGGAGCAAATGGGGGTGATAGGAGTTTGGAGGACTGCTATCAAGAATGTTGACACATATATGAGAGGGTTGAGAAAAGATGAAAGTAAGAGCAATTGTCTTGACCATTTTGCTGAGGTCTAAATGAAGAGCAGGGAAGATGCAAGCAAGGGAGCAGGTGTAGGGAGCCATTGTCCAGAGCAAAGTGAATCAGGAAATGTAAAATGGTGGTAAACTCTGACTTACTACATCATAAACTGGGATATGGTTGAAATTTTTATGCCAGCACTGACAGAAGTAGATGAAGCTGGGAGTCTTTTGCAACTGTATATTCGTCATAGGCTTATCTAGTCTTCCCAATTCCTTCAAAACAGAGCTTGTAGCTCTCATCTCTAGAGTCATCCTAACAATCATGAAAGGTAGGTAAGAGTCAACAAATAAAGTCTTCAAAGTTTGTGGTTACTAGTGGTTTCCCTGGCAGAGTTTTAGTGGCTCAATGAAAGGCAGAAATTAAATAGGCAGGGCCTCCAAGAGAAATTTTGCAAGGCAGAATAACATTTTTGGGCCCTGGGGGTGGGTTCCTCTCAAAAGTGAGGATTTAAGGTCCAAATTTGACTATTTGTACATCTACATCTTGTGAGTAACTGGAGTGCACCAGCACCCTCCAGAGTGAATGATTTTTCAGATCACTTTCTACCCGATTCTTTCTTGTTTAATTGAGATGTCAGATATTTAATCTGTGCCCTTCCACATGCCacagatggtaagagctgttcaaaggCAGAATGCGCTGCCttggagagttgtggagtctctttctttggggttttttaaacggagtctgaatggtcatctgtgagggtgatttgattgtatattcttccatggcagggggttggactggatgtcccttgtgatctcttccagttctatgattctactgagtGATGGTCCTTCTAAAAAAGACAGAGGGAAAGGTAATCGAAGAAGGAGGCAGCTGGTAGACATTCCTCTCCCTATGACATCTGGATACCTTGTTGCATGGCTACTCCATGAAAACCTTGAGGGACCAAAACTCAGTTGTGAAACACATTTTTTCCTAATGTACAAGAGTTTCTGTGCTTTAACAGCATCCCATGATATGTTGTGTCCTGCACCAATGACAGCAAGTTGCATGAGAGACAGGGTCTAGCAAGGAGAAGCACTTACAGGTGAGTCAAATCAGTCCAGGTCATAAACAGATAATTAAGGGAGCTCACTGACATTGAAGGGAGATGCAGTAGTGTGGTCTCAGCCATTCCAAAAATCTGCCACAAGAAATCAGTAGTCACAGTAATCAGAGTCACCAAGGAAAGACAAAAGATGTAAACTTGAAGCCAGCCCAGAGGCCAAGGTCAAGAATCCAAAGAAATCCATGAACAAGAAGCACACAAGAACCAGAGAGTGCAAACAGTtgtgaacaaaaaaaaatccaaatagctGCTATGGGATTTACAGCTGCTTGACATTGAGATGCCAATGAGATGAAGTCAACAAGATGAAGCTTTACCTAGATTATCTGGTCTGAACCCTACTGGTAGCCTGAATTAGAATAGGCCTATTGAATTGGTAGGGTTTATGTACGTATTGAAGTAGTTTTGACCACATGGTTCAATGGATCTTTTCTAGTTGCAGCTACAAATGAAACCAAGGCCATAGTGTCTGGAAGTGGGCAGATGCAAATCATTCAGATGAGTGCAACAAATTCAGGTtagaaatttatccttttttattttgtttttacttatgCTTCTCCTTTGCCGCTTCCTGGTTCTACATCTTGTTTGCCTGTTAGTATCTGAGAAACTGACTGAATAGATGGATGCACAGATATATCAGTTTAGTCCCATTTATATCCATCCCTGCACTCATATTAATCCAGTAGCAATGGTGACTGATTcctctttcttttgtctttttcctaccatttcctctttctctccccccgccATTCTTTTTTTTGCTATTCAGGTCAAGATCCTTTCAGTCTCACCCAAATGATGGATAGTGGATCAGCTGAAGTTATATTGGTAGAGTCACCACCAAAATACTCTGAGGTTGTGAGGAACAGCACTGGAGTGACTGAATTTATCTTGACAGGATTGTCCCATGAACGTGGAATCCAACTTTTCCTGTTTGTCGTCTTCCTCACGTTCTACCTGATCGTCCTTCCAAGTAACGTTttgatcatcatcaccatccgAGGTGATCCTCATCTCAGCTCACCCATGTATTTCTTGTTAGCCAACTTGGCTTTCTTAGACATCTGGTATTCCTCCATCACTGCCCCCAAAATGCTGGTGGACTTCTTTGCAGAACGCAAGATAATTTCCTTTGGAGGGTGCATTGCCCAgctcttcttcctccattttgtggGTGCCTCTGAGATGTTCCTACTCACTATCATGGCCTATGACCGCTATGTTGCCATATGCCGGCCCTTGCACTACACCAACTTGATGAGCCGGCGCCTGTGCATCATTCTGGTGATAGCTGCTTGGGCTGGGGGCTTTGTCCACTCCTTCATCCAAGTGGTGCTGATCCTCCGTCTCCCTTTCTGTGGACCCAATGAACTGGACAATTATTTCTGTGATATTACCCAAGTGCTGAGGATCACCTGCGCCAACACCTTTGCTGAGGAGATGGTGATGATCTTCAGCAGTGGCCTCATCTCTGTGGTCTGCTTCGTGGCCCTTTTGGTCTCGTATGCCTTCTTGGTCACCATGCTGAAGAAGAACACTGGTGACTCAGCTAGGAAGGCCCTTTCCACTTGTTATTCCCACATCACCATTGTAATTTTTATGTTTGGTCCTGCCATCTACATCTATGCCCGGCCCTTTGATGAATATGCCCCCGACAAGGTGGTCTCTGTCTTCCACACCATAATTTTCCCCCTCTTGAATCCCATCATTTACACCCTCAGGAACAAGGAGATCACTACAGCCATGAAGAAGGTAGTCACCCAATACCTCTTTTGCAAGAAAAACTAAGGATCATTGGGTATTATGGACAAAGAACCAGAGAATAAATATGGACTACTTCTTTGATATATAACAATGGCAGCAAGAATATCGTTTGGTCATACTTGGAAATGGACTGAGACACCAACAATAGAAGAATTGATTGTTAGGGTTGCAGAATTAACCTGAATGGCCAAATTAATGTGGATTTTAAAGGATGAGGTCGCAaacttttatggatttttttgagcaataagaaatctaacaatatTATAATTTGTGGTTATGGTTTTTAGTCATTTTAGTAAGATTATTTAGCTGGATCTGTAATGGAAgaataatggtccaaaacacactgcagaaataatccagtttgagactactttaactgccttggctcagtgctaggaaatcctgagaattgtagtttattgtggcaccagagctctatgacagaagaggctaaatgtctcacagaatgtcagttcccagaattctctagcattgagtccaggcagttaaagtgatctcaaactggattatttctgcagtgtgttttggaccaatatctttttattctttttttctattatatttttcttttcattatagTCATGATGTGGAGCTCAGAGTCCTATTGCATATTAGTTGTAGATCCTTTTTTTCCAtccccatttttttctctttttcttttctcacttttccttctttctgtctttaTTTTCTGAATATATATTATTAGATTGTTCatgtaaacataaataaatgaataactacATGTAAAAACGAAAAGCTGAGGGTGATTTTAtaacattattgtgttttctgtttcttGTTATGCATCTCCCTAAACCCCGTACGTTTTCCACCTCCACATTTTCTTCCAGCATATCCACTGAAATACAGCTACAGAAAAATTGTCACCGAAATTGTCTATGGTTTGAGCTTGGAAAATGCCTTCTAAGATTAATGAACACTATGGCCTAAATCCCTATCAACTGACCTGGGTAAAGGACATTCAACTAGGTGTGCTGTCTTTAGTATCGAATATGTATttcaatgttttaactgtttttaagttAATTGTACTGAGGGTTTAATgcttttaaagggtttttttgtACTAAAAATGGTTTCGCTGTTCTGTTTTCGTGTAAGCTACTATGAGTTCCATTTGGGAGAAAAtctgaatataaattaaattaaaaaatactacAGTAGAACCATTGAGAGAACCAGCGCAgtgtaatggcttgagcattggactatggctctggagatcagggtttgattccctggtcagccatggaagcctgttgggtgaccttaagcaagtcacacattctcagtccagaaaatcctatgataggtttgccttagtgttgccataaatcaaaaacataTTGAAGGTGCACAATAACACCTTCTTAACAACTAATTTTGGTTTCTCACCtatcaatcttttttaaaagagtacTTCACTCTCATAAACTTTTGTTGAAGATCATGATGGTCTTTGGGTTTTGCATTAGTGCCATCAAATACTAAGTGCTGAGGTTTGTCATTCACTGTTTGGAAGCCTCTAAATGTCATTGAATGTGATGCTAAGGATCACAATGACTGTGGGTATACACTAGTACCAAATGAACCGCACAAGTGTGTTGTAGCAATACTCACCATGCAAGCAACCTTTGCTTACCAGTGTGAATGGTCTCTCCCTGAAAAAAATTCCTGCATGcacccgttgttgttgttgttgttgttgttgttgttgttgttgttgtgtgctttcaagttgcttctgacttatggcaactctatggcaaccatggggttttcttgataagatttgttcagagagagtttgtaaTCACCTTCCTatgggctgagagtatgtgcttgcccaagatcatggcTGAAGGGGGATTTGTACCCTGGtttccacagtcctagtccaacacccaaactactacaccatgcggGCTCTCCTACACATGTGCTTGCAATTTTGGTTGCCAAAAAGTGGTCCACTTTTGTTGGCAGATTATTCTTGGGCATTGAGTTGAGAGTGATTTGGATCAGGACCCAGCAAGGGTCAAAGGATTAAAGCCCTCATTCACTCATATTTGCTTCAGTTCTCATCCACACTGGGTCTTCAGTTCTATTATCACAAGTCTATTTgttgtattatttaaaaatattttaa from Sceloporus undulatus isolate JIND9_A2432 ecotype Alabama chromosome 6, SceUnd_v1.1, whole genome shotgun sequence carries:
- the LOC121934575 gene encoding olfactory receptor 4M1-like; protein product: MQTGNSTGVTEFILTGLSHERGIQLFLFVVFLTFYLIVLPSNVLIIITIRGDPHLSSPMYFLLANLAFLDIWYSSITAPKMLVDFFAERKIISFGGCIAQLFFLHFVGASEMFLLTIMAYDRYVAICRPLHYTNLMSRRLCIILVIAAWAGGFVHSFIQVVLILRLPFCGPNELDNYFCDITQVLRITCANTFAEEMVMIFSSGLISVVCFVALLVSYAFLVTMLKKNTGDSARKALSTCYSHITIVIFMFGPAIYIYARPFDEYAPDKVVSVFHTIIFPLLNPIIYTLRNKEITTAMKKVVTQYLFCKKN